The proteins below are encoded in one region of Gemmatimonadaceae bacterium:
- a CDS encoding YidC/Oxa1 family insertase periplasmic-domain containing protein, which translates to MDRRTLLALALMAIVIVVTPILFPSARRPVKPDTSAQPSTAAEPPAPTNAPSTAAAASTPASATTATTTATVGPSMSEPRPQRPVDSVTVQGARTQQVYANPGAAPARVEVTGFHSLRPGSKGGTLIIAPLRSALLHYRLALGADTIALDTVSFTSATSGATTTFTSSSPAITLAYTPVGDGLRTEVRGTVTNAPPGSALLIDLPSTFRSNEADTLDDQRHFAFGYKLPLRDPTSVPFSKLDVNTVRTDTGSFQWVNARDKYWLVALMQPVGAQKPVGVFRGLVMRGGVRVGRVAPTAYATTSYPLAAGTAQIAFDMYIGPQSFQELRALDNDLVNVNPYAGWLHGIVQPFATIVMRVLLWMKANFHVNYGWVLVLFGVGIRLILWPLNQKAMRTSIGMQRLQPELTEIQKKYKNEPEKQREALVKLYASHGMSPLSPMLGCLPMLLPMPVLFALYFVFQNTIEFRGVSFLWLPDISLRDPYYIIPLVMGASMFLLSWIGMKAAPPNPQAKVMSYMMPAMFTMMFLNFASGLNLYYAVQNIAALPQQIVLSRERAKSGVKAPDPGRGKK; encoded by the coding sequence ATGGATAGACGCACTCTGCTCGCACTCGCGTTGATGGCGATCGTCATCGTCGTGACGCCGATTCTCTTCCCGTCCGCACGACGTCCGGTCAAGCCGGATACGTCGGCGCAGCCGTCGACAGCCGCGGAACCGCCGGCCCCAACAAATGCGCCGAGCACCGCGGCAGCCGCCTCGACACCTGCGTCGGCCACGACGGCGACAACGACGGCGACGGTCGGACCCTCGATGAGCGAACCGCGGCCGCAGCGCCCCGTCGACAGCGTCACTGTCCAGGGCGCGCGCACGCAGCAGGTCTACGCCAATCCCGGCGCCGCACCGGCGCGCGTCGAGGTCACGGGGTTCCACAGCTTGAGGCCCGGAAGCAAAGGCGGGACGCTGATCATCGCACCACTGCGCTCCGCACTGCTGCACTATCGCCTCGCACTCGGCGCCGATACGATCGCGCTCGATACGGTGTCGTTCACTTCGGCGACGAGCGGCGCGACGACGACATTTACCTCGAGCTCGCCGGCGATCACGCTCGCGTACACGCCGGTCGGCGACGGGTTGCGCACCGAGGTGCGCGGCACAGTGACGAATGCGCCGCCGGGATCCGCGCTGCTGATCGATCTTCCTTCGACCTTTCGGTCGAACGAAGCGGACACGCTCGACGATCAGCGGCACTTCGCCTTCGGTTACAAGCTGCCGCTTCGCGATCCGACGAGCGTTCCGTTCAGCAAGCTCGACGTGAACACCGTGCGCACCGACACCGGGTCGTTCCAGTGGGTGAATGCGCGCGACAAGTATTGGCTCGTGGCGCTGATGCAGCCCGTCGGCGCGCAAAAACCCGTGGGCGTTTTTCGCGGCCTCGTGATGCGCGGCGGTGTACGCGTTGGTCGAGTGGCGCCGACGGCCTATGCGACGACGAGCTATCCGCTCGCCGCGGGCACTGCCCAGATCGCATTCGACATGTACATCGGGCCGCAGTCGTTTCAGGAGCTGCGTGCGCTCGACAACGATCTCGTGAATGTGAATCCGTACGCCGGCTGGCTCCACGGCATCGTGCAGCCGTTCGCGACGATCGTGATGCGCGTGCTCCTTTGGATGAAGGCCAACTTCCACGTGAACTACGGCTGGGTGCTCGTGCTGTTCGGCGTGGGCATTCGGCTCATCCTGTGGCCGCTCAATCAAAAGGCGATGCGCACGAGCATCGGCATGCAGCGCCTGCAGCCCGAGCTCACGGAGATTCAGAAGAAGTACAAGAACGAGCCCGAGAAGCAGCGCGAAGCGCTCGTCAAGCTGTACGCATCGCACGGCATGAGCCCGCTCAGCCCAATGCTCGGCTGTCTGCCGATGTTGTTGCCGATGCCCGTGCTCTTCGCGCTGTACTTCGTCTTTCAGAACACGATTGAATTCCGCGGCGTGTCGTTCCTGTGGCTGCCGGACATCTCGCTGCGTGATCCGTACTACATCATTCCGCTCGTCATGGGCGCATCGATGTTCCTGCTCTCGTGGATCGGCATGAAGGCTGCGCCGCCGAATCCGCAGGCGAAGGTCATGAGCTACATGATGCCGGCGATGTTTACGATGATGTTCCTGAATTTCGCATCGGGGTTGAATCTGTATTACGCGGTGCAGAACATCGCGGCGCTGCCGCAGCAGATCGTGCTGTCGCGCGAGCGTGCGAAGTCGGGCGTCAAAGCGCCCGATCCCGGACGCGGAAAAAAATGA